GGGCCTTGCTGCCTTCAAAAGGACCCACAATCCCTGCGGCTTCCAATTGATCGATGATACGGCCCGCGCGGTTGTAACCCAGCTTCAGTTTGCGTTGAATAAGCGAGGTAGAGCCCTGCTGATGGATAACCACCAGCCTCGCAGCTTCCTCAAACATTGGGTCCCGGTCGGCGGGGTCAAATTCTTTGCTGCTGCTGCTTTCGCCTTCGCCAACATATTCCGGTAACAGAAGGGCGGTAGGGTAACCCCTTTGGTTTCCTATAAAGTCGGACACTCTTTCCACCTCGGGCGTATCCACAAATGCGCACTGCAGGCGTATCAGGTCGCTGCCGGTGGACAGCAGCATATCTCCGCGCCCGATCAGCTGGTCGGCGCCCCCTGCATCCAAAATGGTACGCGAATCGATCTTTGACAATACCCTGAAAGCAAGCCTCGACGGGAAGTTGGCCTTTATGGTACCGGTGATGATATTAACCGACGGCCGCTGCGTAGCAATAACCAAATGGATACCCACCGCACGGGCCAGCTGTGCCAGCCGGGCAATCGGCATTTCAACCTCTTTGCCTGCCGTCATCATCAGGTCGGCAAATTCGTCTATCACCAACACGATGAAAGGCAGGTAGCGATGCTTTTCCGGGTCGCTGATCTTACGGTTTATAAATTTCTGGTTGTATTCCTTCAGGTTACGCACGCCCGCATCCTTCAGCAGATCGTAACGCTGGTCCATTTCGATACAAAGCGAATTGAGCGTATTCACCACCTTTTTGGTGTCGGTTATGATGGCGTCCGACTCGTCGGGCAGCTTAGCAAGGAAATGGCGCTCTATTTTGCGGAACAATGTCAATTCGACCTTTTTGGGATCGACCAGCACGAACTTCAATTCGGCCGGGTGCTTTTTGTAAAGCAGCGAAACCAATATGGCATTTATACCAACCGACTTACCCTGGCCCGTTGCACCGGCAACCAGTAAGTGGGGCATTTTGGCGAGGTCGGCAATGAATACTTCGTTGGATATGGTTTTACCCAAAGCAATCGGCAGGTCCATCGTTGTATTCTGAAACTTATCCGTTGCCAGGATGGAACGCATGGAGACCATTTCCGGGTTCTGATTAGGTACTTCTATACCGATGGTGCCTTTGCCCGGCATTGGGGCAATGATACGGATACCCAATGCAGCCAGCGACAGCGCAATATCATCTTCCAGGTTTTTGATCTTGGAGATGCGCACACCCGGTGCCGGTATGATCTCGTACAACGTAACCGTCGGCCCGATGGTGGCTTTGATCTTGT
Above is a window of Mucilaginibacter ginsenosidivorans DNA encoding:
- a CDS encoding FtsK/SpoIIIE family DNA translocase, with protein sequence MPAKGNQFKTNTLRDDTKPDRSTSKSEKEKPSKQKQDRQPPFNFKDGRAIKILGLFLLILSVFFLIAFTSYLFTWQEDQSYVSVANGGWHNLFKTQQELIDNGIKNPVVENWLGKFGALLSNQFIFQWFGIASFLFVFVFFIIGYRLLFKVRLYPVGKTLGYSLFLLVFVSITLGFFHAFVSDVPHFLEGNFGFWSNRLLDAQVGEAGTAGILVFAALTVLIIAYNIDFRLPRLRAKTLNDDVVENLVPEPVELEDDFRSRPVEWQKNGNQLKNEVLTPDPQNKVTPEPVFHEPVVLKPDTSVHEPESEEEIPLTIDTARPTNILNIEQADDDKAKGLVDQFGTYDHKLELASYKYPSLDLLENYGSNKITVNSEELEANKNKIVETLNHYNIEIDKIKATIGPTVTLYEIIPAPGVRISKIKNLEDDIALSLAALGIRIIAPMPGKGTIGIEVPNQNPEMVSMRSILATDKFQNTTMDLPIALGKTISNEVFIADLAKMPHLLVAGATGQGKSVGINAILVSLLYKKHPAELKFVLVDPKKVELTLFRKIERHFLAKLPDESDAIITDTKKVVNTLNSLCIEMDQRYDLLKDAGVRNLKEYNQKFINRKISDPEKHRYLPFIVLVIDEFADLMMTAGKEVEMPIARLAQLARAVGIHLVIATQRPSVNIITGTIKANFPSRLAFRVLSKIDSRTILDAGGADQLIGRGDMLLSTGSDLIRLQCAFVDTPEVERVSDFIGNQRGYPTALLLPEYVGEGESSSSKEFDPADRDPMFEEAARLVVIHQQGSTSLIQRKLKLGYNRAGRIIDQLEAAGIVGPFEGSKAREVLFSDEYSLERHLEVIQKTI